In Cataglyphis hispanica isolate Lineage 1 chromosome 22, ULB_Chis1_1.0, whole genome shotgun sequence, a single window of DNA contains:
- the LOC126857563 gene encoding puromycin-sensitive aminopeptidase-like: protein MFSRVVARVSVRRCLVSQQKDKGVDPLQRLLRASIIVEKCEARYYNTNESIELSARMGDEKKPFRRLPSFVRPYHYDISLTPNLTTFTFDGTESVHLNVEFTTDTIVLNSLEIDIKSATFNGNDGKTIPANKIELSASEETATLMFPETLPLGKSGYLNIDFVGDINDKMKGFYRSKYTREDGTIEHAAVTQFEPTDARRCFPCWDEPALKATFDITLKVPTGLTALSNMPVKSKVTNSEHEIVAFERTPIMSTYLVAVVVGEFDYIEDKSSDGVLVRVYVPKSKKEQGQFALEVATKVLPYYKTYFGIAYPLPKIDLIAIADFSSGAMENWGLVTYRETCLLVDPQNTSAVRKQWIALVVAHELAHQWFGNLVTMEWWTHLWLNEGYASFVEFLCVAHLFPEYDIWTQFVTDTHIRALELDALKNSHPIEVPVGHPSEIDEIFDDISYHKGASVIRMLHAYIGDADFRKGMNLYLKRHSYANAETEDLWAALEEASNKAVRRVMSSWTKRQGFPVVKVDHHQSNSKVKVLSLSQERFLADGSVDKDADNTWLIPISVTSSKNPSKAVFEGILDTKTKELVINDVSEDTWLKINPGTIGFYRTRYSQSALSLLLPAIKDHTLPPLDRLGLLDDLFAMVQAGHASTVEVLHLMQAFLHEDNYTVWSTIVNILSKINILISHLDFEDSFKAFGRHLFRDVNNRLGWDLKPNESHLNTLLRSLVLGRMAALNDPDTIEEAKRRFELHVNGNTILAADLRSPVYRAVLSVGDANTYETMIKLYKDADLQEEKERILRALGAIKDQALLRKVLDFAMSEDVRAQDTVFAIMSVGLSYKGRLMAWNFFKEKWKTLLDRYEGGFLLARLVKFTTENFVTEEQAKDVESFFESHPTPGTERTVQQCVESIRLNAAWLARDKDSIKEYLTTQV from the exons ATGTTCTCGCGCGTCGTCGCACGTGTAAGTGTTCGCCGTTGCCTTGTGAGTCAGCAAAAAGATAAGGGTGTCGATCCGTTGCAGCGGCTGTTGCGAGCGAGTATCATCGTCGAAAAGTGCGAGGCGCGTTACTATAACACGAACGAATCTATCGAGTTGAGTGCAAGGATGGGCGATGAGAAGAAGCCGTTTCGCCGTCTGCCATCGTTCGTGCGTCCCTATCACTACGATATCTCGTTGACGCCGAACCTGACCACCTTCACTTTCGACGGCACCGAAAGCGTGCATCTCAAC GTGGAGTTTACAACTGATACCATTGTATTGAATTCCTtggaaattgatattaaaagtgCAACTTTTAATGGAAATGATGGAAAGACTATTCCCGCCAATAAAATTGAACTTTCTGCATCGGAAGAAACAGCCACGTTGATGTTTCCTGAAACTTTGCCACTTGGTAAAAGTGGATACTTGAATATAGATTTCGTAGGCGATATCAATGACAAAATGAAGGGCTTTTATAGGAGCAAATATACTAG AGAGGATGGTACTATTGAACATGCAGCAGTTACCCAGTTTGAACCAACAGATGCTAGACGTTGCTTTCCATGTTGGGATGAACCAGCGCTCAAAGCTACATTTGACATTACACTAAAAGTACCAACCGGTCTTACAGCACTTTCTAATATG ccTGTGAAAAGCAAAGTTACGAATAGCGAGCACGAGATAGTGGCTTTTGAAAGAACGCCTATCATGTCAACATACTTGGTAGCTGTAGTGGTGGGTGAATTTGATTACATAGAAGATAAATCTAGTGATGGTGTGTTAGTTCGAGTTTACGTGCCCAAGTCCAAGAAGGAGCAAGGCCAGTTTGCATTGGAAGTAGCCACTAAGGTATTGCCCTATTACAAGACTTATTTTGGTATCGCGTATCCCCTGCCGAAAATCGATCTCATAGCGATCGCCGATTTTTCGTCTGGTGCTATGGAAAATTGGGGTTTGGTTACATATCGCGAGACCTGTCTGCTTGTGGATCCACAAAATACATCGGCGGTCCGCAAGCAATGGATCGCGTTAGTAGTAGCACACGAATTGGCACATCAGTGGTTCGGTAATCTCGTGACGATGGAATGGTGGACGCATTTGTGGTTGAATGAAGGTTATGCGTCGTTCGTGGAATTTCTCTGTGTCGCGCATCTATTTCCAGAATATGACATCTGGACACAATTTGTGACAGATACGCACATTCGAGCGTTAGAACTGGACGCATTAAAAAATAGCCATCCGATCGAGGTACCGGTCGGTCATCCGTCGGAGATTGATGAGATCTTTGATGACATATCGTATCACAAAGGCGCGTCCGTGATTCGTATGCTGCACGCGTATATAGGCGACGCTGACTTCAGGAAGGGCATGAATTTGTATCTGAAGAGACACAGTTACGCTAACGCGGAGACCGAAGATCTTTGGGCCGCATTGGAAGAAGCCAGTAATAAAGCTGTGCGTAGAGTGATGTCTTCATGGACTAAAAGACAAGGTTTTCCCGTTGTCAAAGTCGATCATCATCAAAGTAATAGTAAAGTTAAGGTTCTGTCATTATCTCAGGAGAGATTTCTGGCTGACGGATCGGTGGACAAGGACGCGGATAACACGTGGCTCATACCGATAAGCGTGACCTCGTCCAAAAATCCAAGCAAAGCAGTATTCGAAGGCATACTGGAcacaaaaacaaaagaattagTAATCAATGATGTTTCCGAGGATACGTGGTTGAAAATCAATCCCGGGACGATTGGTTTCTACCGGACTCGTTATAGTCAATCTGCTCTGTCGCTTTTGTTACCGGCAATCAAAGATCACACATTACCTCCTCTAGATAGATTAGGTTTATTGGATGATCTCTTCGCAATGGTACAAGCGGGTCACGCGTCTACCGTAGAAGTGCTCCATCTCATGCAAGCGTTTTTACACGAGGACAATTATACCGTGTGGTCTACAATAGTAAACATCTTGAGCAAAATTAACATTCTTATCTCACATTTAGATTTTGAGGATTCTTTCAAAGCATTTGGACGTCATCTATTTCGCGACGTGAATAATAGGCTAGGCTGGGATCTTAAACCGAACGAAAGTCATTTAAACACTTTACTCAGATCTCTCGTGTTAGGTCGCATGGCGGCTTTAAATGATCCGGATACTATTGAAGAAGCGAAGAGAAGATTCGAGCTTCACGTGAACGGCAACACGATTCTTGCTGCTGATTTGCGCAGTCCGGTTTATCGAGCTGTGCTCTCCGTAGGCGATGCTAATACTTACGAAACTATGATAAAACTGTACAAAGACGCTGATCTCCAAGAGGAGAAGGAGCGAATTCTGCGAGCTCTCGGTGCGATCAAAGATCAGGCGCTGCTGAGGAAAGTCCTGGACTTTGCTATGAGCGAGGACGTCCGTGCTCAAGATACGGTATTCGCCATCATGTCTGTGGGTCTATCGTACAAGGGACGTCTTATGGCGTGGAACTTTTTCAAGGAAAAGTGGAAGACCCTTCTAGATCGTTACGAAGGTGGTTTTCTGTTGGCGCGATTAGTAAAGTTTACCACAGAAAACTTCGTCACCGAAGAGCAAGCCAAAGATGTAGAAAGCTTCTTCGAGAGTCACCCGACGCCGGGCACGGAAAGAACGGTGCAGCAGTGTGTGGAATCCATCAGACTGAACGCCGCGTGGCTCGCCCGAGACAAGGACTCGATCAAAGAATACCTTACCACTCaagtctaa